From the genome of Plectropomus leopardus isolate mb chromosome 4, YSFRI_Pleo_2.0, whole genome shotgun sequence:
TAGGAATAAGGATGTGAGAGATTACCATTGTTCTGTATCATTGGGGATCCTTTGGagagaaaaccaaaacacaatgattGTTGAAAGTCAAATAGATTATCCTGCTACCACCCAAAGACCATATACAATCAATCATCAAAGGTAATGGGATTAGCATTCATTGGTCCATCaccttgttttgtctttgcctTTAACGAGTCTCTGATTTTTAGCCACAACACCTCATCAAGttaagattttaaaacttttgtcaaATGAAATTCTACTCATCAAAGATTAAATCATTATTATCTTAGTCATCATGACCATTTAGAAATCATAGTTCCCTACTGATGGAGTGTGTTTGTCATTGTTCCTACAACAGTGTCATTTTAAGATCTTTAGCACAACATTGGCCAGTACGGTTTCTGCTGTGgccaacatttacaaaaatagatGGCTGTCAGAGAAATACTGTGGCTTTTGCAACTGATCATTATTGGCACAAAAGCAGTAAGAATAAATTCTAACCTTTGACGAAATAGTCCCTGTTGGGTCCAATGAGAGTGTTGTAGGGATAACCATAGTAGGCCAATGTGTAGGGATCACACTGGTAGACGTAGTTTTGCTGAGTAGGCTCTGGAGTGGCAGAAGCACCCTTGGAGGCCTTCTGACGTGAGTACTGCTCTTTATCTACTGGCTTGGCGAGTGTCACCTCGATGCAAGACCCTTCCACCTCTGTGCCGTTGAGGTGGTCCATGGCCATGACAGCATCGTCTCGGGAGGTGAAGTGGACGAATGCGTAGTCACGGATTTTCTTCACACGTTCGACACATCCAGGATTCCACTGACTGAATACCTGGTTGATGAAGAAAATAAGTGATTGGTTAGAAATGTGAGGCTATAGCACCTCTTCCTGCAAAGCATGAATCATGAAACGTCTAAACTGAACAGTCAGCCAGTCCTACCTGTCTGATTGTCTCCTCGCTGGTCTCCATCATAAGATTCCTGACGTAGAGGATCTTCACTGTCTCCATGACGTCTTCGTCCACATCAATCTCTGGTTCAGCCCAGTCCACTGCAATCTGGTGGCCCCAAAGCTGAATACGTCCAGGCATCAACTTCCTGCGAGCCATGGCAGCTGCACGGTGTGACTCATACTCTACAAAGGCAAAGCCTCTGTTTTTCATCTTGTCTGCAGCGCTGGCATAAACTATCACATCCAGTACCCCTTCCGTCACCTTGGAGACCTCCTCCAGGATCTCCTCACGCTTTTTGGTTTTGGGGATGCCACCAATGAAAAGACGGCAGTTGTCCACAGAGGAGCAGACTCCCAGCAGCCGCCCGGGCCGCACCTCATAGTTGTTGAGCTCACGCACAGCACGCTTGGCCTCATGTTTCTCTGTGTACATCACAAATGCGTACCCTCTGTTCTTCCCGTCAAAGTCCATCATCAGCCGCATCTCATAGATGCGTCCAACGGACTCAAACACTGGGA
Proteins encoded in this window:
- the rbm47 gene encoding RNA-binding protein 47 isoform X6; protein product: MTAEDPASSSTMSNNAAPAKPSKPAGAYHGQINIPEGVAGAPNEAALVSLMERTGYSMVQENGQRKYGPPPGWNAQSPPRGCEIFVGKIPRDVYEDELVPVFESVGRIYEMRLMMDFDGKNRGYAFVMYTEKHEAKRAVRELNNYEVRPGRLLGVCSSVDNCRLFIGGIPKTKKREEILEEVSKVTEGVLDVIVYASAADKMKNRGFAFVEYESHRAAAMARRKLMPGRIQLWGHQIAVDWAEPEIDVDEDVMETVKILYVRNLMMETSEETIRQVFSQWNPGCVERVKKIRDYAFVHFTSRDDAVMAMDHLNGTEVEGSCIEVTLAKPVDKEQYSRQKASKGASATPEPTQQNYVYQCDPYTLAYYGYPYNTLIGPNRDYFVKVALPTLGGQYPVFSTAPAAKLMEEGKVHTVEHLINPLAMQHPEHTTATAAAATVLPAVSTPPPFQGRPITPVYAMAHNVQRIPAAGGLYGAGYVPITNYAANTAALAALQKNAAVAAAAYGGYAGYAVPQAFPATAFQLPIHDVYQTY
- the rbm47 gene encoding RNA-binding protein 47 isoform X5, with protein sequence MTAEDPASSSTMSNNAAPAKPSKPAGAYHGQINIPEGVAGAPNEAALVSLMERTGYSMVQENGQRKYGPPPGWNAQSPPRGCEIFVGKIPRDVYEDELVPVFESVGRIYEMRLMMDFDGKNRGYAFVMYTEKHEAKRAVRELNNYEVRPGRLLGVCSSVDNCRLFIGGIPKTKKREEILEEVSKVTEGVLDVIVYASAADKMKNRGFAFVEYESHRAAAMARRKLMPGRIQLWGHQIAVDWAEPEIDVDEDVMETVKILYVRNLMMETSEETIRQVFSQWNPGCVERVKKIRDYAFVHFTSRDDAVMAMDHLNGTEVEGSCIEVTLAKPVDKEQYSRQKASKGASATPEPTQQNYVYQCDPYTLAYYGYPYNTLIGPNRDYFVKGSPMIQNNVALPTLGGQYPVFSTAPAAKLMEEGKVHTVEHLINPLAMQHPEHTTATAAAATVLPAVSTPPPFQGRPITPVYAMAHNVQRIPAAGGLYGAGYVPITNYAANTAALAALQKNAAVAAAAYGGYAGYAVPQAFPATAFQLPIHDVYQTY